The uncultured Roseibium sp. genome contains a region encoding:
- a CDS encoding FAD-dependent oxidoreductase, which translates to MNAPTIKEATREVPVADRSDVVVVGGGPAGISAAVTAARCGASVTLLERYPYLGGLASGGMVLVLDDMHNDTEITVTGICLEMIERMKMKGLCVTPEDHERMPDMRDAPEMWRKYARWGLFDFHTQKMPHPICFSASFDPDGFKRATYDLIDEAKVKLRLHSWFSSAIVEDGQIKGVICDTKEGRQAILGDVVIDATGDLDVAASAGARFQESSFILTTVSRWGNVDTDRAEAFQFDEPERFQKLDHEAKRIIGGCWAYWWLKTPLPGVVWLNCPHMPKYSGLKVADLTAAEFEGRARIDQLLAFARENMPGFEKAHIVDFAPQTGVRTTRLLEGEYVVTKEDVMQRRYFDDTVCRGRDYYTPYRALLPKDIDQLLVAGRHYSATPQAQKKSREIPPCMAQGQAVGVAATQALNAGTVVRDADITAIQKQMRALGADPGDKPSANASFLEAAE; encoded by the coding sequence ATGAATGCTCCCACCATCAAGGAAGCAACACGGGAGGTCCCCGTTGCCGACAGGTCAGACGTCGTCGTTGTCGGCGGCGGTCCGGCCGGGATTTCGGCGGCGGTAACGGCGGCGCGCTGCGGCGCAAGCGTCACGCTTCTGGAACGCTATCCCTATCTCGGCGGCCTCGCCTCCGGCGGGATGGTGCTTGTCTTGGACGACATGCACAACGACACCGAAATCACCGTAACCGGCATCTGCCTTGAGATGATCGAGCGGATGAAGATGAAGGGTCTGTGCGTTACGCCGGAAGATCACGAGCGCATGCCGGACATGCGCGACGCGCCGGAGATGTGGCGCAAGTACGCGCGCTGGGGCCTGTTCGATTTCCATACCCAGAAGATGCCGCACCCGATCTGTTTTTCGGCGTCCTTCGATCCGGACGGCTTCAAGCGCGCCACCTACGACCTCATTGACGAGGCCAAGGTCAAGCTGCGCCTGCACAGCTGGTTTTCCTCGGCAATCGTCGAGGACGGCCAAATCAAGGGCGTTATCTGCGACACCAAGGAAGGCCGTCAGGCGATCCTCGGCGACGTGGTGATCGACGCGACCGGCGACTTGGACGTCGCGGCAAGCGCCGGGGCCAGGTTCCAGGAATCCTCGTTCATCCTGACCACGGTTTCCCGCTGGGGCAATGTGGATACGGACCGGGCGGAAGCCTTCCAGTTCGACGAGCCGGAACGGTTCCAGAAGCTCGACCATGAAGCCAAGCGGATCATCGGCGGCTGCTGGGCCTACTGGTGGCTGAAAACGCCGCTTCCGGGCGTCGTCTGGCTGAACTGCCCGCACATGCCCAAGTACAGCGGTCTGAAGGTCGCCGACCTGACGGCGGCCGAGTTCGAGGGCAGGGCGCGGATCGACCAGTTGCTTGCCTTCGCTCGCGAGAACATGCCCGGCTTCGAAAAGGCCCACATCGTCGATTTCGCACCTCAGACCGGCGTGCGCACGACCCGGCTTCTGGAGGGCGAATACGTCGTAACCAAGGAGGACGTCATGCAGCGGCGTTATTTCGACGACACCGTCTGCAGGGGCCGCGATTACTACACGCCGTACCGGGCCCTGTTGCCGAAGGATATCGACCAGCTTCTGGTGGCCGGCCGGCATTATTCGGCAACGCCGCAGGCCCAGAAGAAGAGCCGGGAAATCCCGCCGTGCATGGCGCAGGGCCAGGCCGTCGGCGTCGCCGCGACCCAGGCGCTCAACGCCGGCACCGTGGTGCGGGATGCCGACATCACCGCAATTCAGAAACAGATGCGCGCCCTTGGCGCCGACCCGGGCGACAAACCGTCCGCCAATGCAAGCTTTTTGGAGGCCGCAGAATGA
- a CDS encoding CoA transferase, translating into MTPLPLDGIRVIDFTQVMLGPSCTQVLADYGAEVIKIEKEKIGDLSRWSLGSDPDGLNNPVFASLNRNKKSVALNLKSEDARQQVLELIDGADVVVSNFRPGVMERMGFGYEDLKKRNKGIIFALGTGFGLEGPNRHKGGQDILAQAMTGVMDRRVDRDQPITIYPTSLCDYTAGMHLVQGILLALFQRQKTGEGQTVAVSLYNSMLAMQMQEAAAHMMRDKDLNWAAFPLTGVFETTDRPFVMVGAFKENPLRDICQALEIDDLSKEERFKDFDSQAAHRAELQALFKEKFAQKSRAHWLKRLEEVDILCAPVRTMGEALDDEQTKVNRMVIDAGETPAGPVRLVASPIDMSAAPLAIRQAPPTLGEHNGEILGSLEDRKADVA; encoded by the coding sequence ATGACGCCGCTCCCGCTCGACGGAATCCGCGTGATCGATTTTACCCAGGTGATGCTCGGCCCGAGCTGCACCCAGGTGCTCGCCGACTACGGCGCCGAGGTGATCAAGATCGAGAAGGAGAAGATCGGCGATCTGTCGCGCTGGTCGCTCGGGTCTGATCCGGACGGTCTCAACAATCCGGTGTTCGCCTCGCTCAACCGCAACAAGAAGAGTGTGGCGCTCAATCTGAAAAGCGAAGACGCGCGCCAGCAGGTGCTGGAGCTGATCGACGGCGCGGATGTGGTCGTCAGCAATTTCCGCCCCGGCGTCATGGAGCGCATGGGCTTCGGATATGAGGACCTGAAGAAGCGGAACAAGGGGATCATCTTTGCCCTCGGTACCGGTTTTGGCCTCGAGGGGCCGAACCGGCACAAGGGCGGTCAGGATATTCTGGCCCAGGCCATGACCGGCGTCATGGACCGGCGCGTCGACCGCGACCAGCCGATCACCATCTATCCGACGTCCCTGTGCGACTATACCGCCGGCATGCATCTGGTTCAGGGCATTCTGCTTGCCCTGTTCCAGCGCCAGAAAACCGGCGAGGGCCAGACCGTGGCCGTCAGCCTCTACAATTCCATGCTGGCGATGCAGATGCAGGAGGCGGCCGCCCACATGATGCGGGATAAGGACCTGAACTGGGCGGCCTTCCCGCTGACCGGCGTGTTCGAGACGACGGACCGCCCCTTCGTGATGGTCGGTGCGTTCAAGGAAAATCCGCTGCGCGATATCTGCCAGGCGCTCGAGATCGACGACCTGTCCAAGGAGGAACGGTTCAAGGATTTCGACAGCCAGGCGGCCCATCGGGCCGAGTTGCAGGCGCTGTTCAAGGAAAAATTCGCTCAGAAAAGCCGCGCTCACTGGCTGAAGCGGCTGGAAGAGGTCGATATCCTGTGTGCGCCGGTACGCACAATGGGCGAGGCGCTTGATGACGAACAGACGAAGGTCAACCGGATGGTGATCGATGCGGGCGAGACACCGGCCGGCCCGGTCCGTCTCGTGGCAAGCCCGATCGACATGTCCGCCGCCCCGCTCGCCATCCGTCAGGCGCCGCCGACGCTCGGAGAGCACAACGGGGAAATCCTCGGGTCCCTGGAAGACCGAAAGGCGGATGTGGCGTGA
- a CDS encoding enoyl-CoA hydratase-related protein has translation MTIYYEVSDRVARITIDRAERMNAIDQEAEAELEKVWSDLESRADVSCAVLTGAGEKAFSVGADMKDTSLSGLEYWAAARPNGFGGISFRRSLDIPLVARVNGYALGGGFEMVLGCDIVIAAESARFGLPEARVGRMPLDGGMVLLQRKIAHNLAMGVMLSGRRFSAADMAAYGIVNEVAPDAELDATVDRWVSDIVSLAPLSLKAIKQVVNRTAHLSPAEAHALRLPAVVQALKSEDAEEGVRAFVEKRAPVWQGR, from the coding sequence GTGACCATTTACTACGAAGTCAGCGATCGGGTCGCGCGGATCACCATCGATCGTGCCGAACGGATGAACGCCATCGACCAGGAGGCGGAAGCCGAGCTGGAGAAGGTCTGGAGCGATCTGGAGTCCAGAGCCGACGTCAGCTGCGCCGTCCTGACCGGCGCGGGCGAGAAAGCCTTCTCCGTCGGCGCGGACATGAAGGACACGTCGCTTTCGGGTCTGGAATACTGGGCGGCCGCGCGGCCCAACGGCTTCGGCGGGATCAGTTTCCGCCGCAGCCTGGATATTCCGCTGGTCGCCCGGGTCAACGGCTATGCGTTGGGTGGCGGTTTCGAAATGGTGCTCGGCTGCGATATCGTGATTGCCGCCGAAAGCGCCAGGTTCGGCTTGCCGGAGGCGCGCGTCGGCCGCATGCCGCTTGACGGCGGCATGGTGCTGCTGCAACGAAAGATCGCTCATAATCTCGCCATGGGCGTCATGCTGAGCGGCCGCCGGTTTTCCGCTGCCGACATGGCCGCCTACGGCATCGTCAACGAAGTTGCCCCCGATGCGGAGCTGGACGCGACTGTCGACCGCTGGGTGTCCGATATCGTGTCGCTGGCGCCGCTGTCGCTGAAGGCCATCAAGCAGGTGGTCAACCGGACGGCGCATCTTTCTCCGGCCGAGGCACACGCGCTACGCCTTCCCGCTGTTGTGCAGGCGCTGAAAAGCGAAGATGCTGAGGAAGGCGTGCGGGCATTCGTTGAAAAGCGTGCGCCGGTTTGGCAGGGAAGATAA
- a CDS encoding LysR family transcriptional regulator — MHASVLRYFVCVARAGSIRQASEELHVASSAISRQILKLEEELGTSLFERLPNGLRLTRAGEIVLSHARNTLHDFDIMKGELGDLEGKKTGRVRIACLDSLAIQFLPDRVKAFNRQHPAVDFYIRSDNYSQIFGFVADGEVDIGLTFDLARPEDIRRIAGVRMPLMAMVGKSHPLARMKAVTLQECAQFNLLLQLDNEVMSSMIAIELSALDRAGRTLVATNNQMMLKPLILNGTGVAFFTPFGLVEELKSGEVVAIPIAGSRLQDLEVGVVVAKRRPMTGATQAVAEFLAEELKAFAGEIQEVLAR; from the coding sequence ATGCATGCATCGGTTTTACGCTATTTCGTCTGTGTCGCCCGCGCCGGGTCGATCCGGCAGGCGTCCGAAGAGCTGCATGTCGCGTCCTCCGCGATCAGCCGCCAGATCCTGAAGCTGGAAGAAGAACTCGGCACGTCGCTGTTCGAGCGCCTCCCGAACGGATTGCGGCTGACCCGCGCCGGCGAGATCGTGCTTTCCCATGCGCGCAACACGCTGCACGACTTCGACATCATGAAGGGCGAACTGGGCGACCTGGAAGGCAAGAAGACCGGCCGGGTCCGCATCGCCTGCCTGGACAGCCTGGCGATCCAGTTCCTGCCCGATCGGGTCAAGGCCTTCAATCGCCAGCACCCGGCGGTGGATTTCTACATCCGCAGCGACAATTACAGTCAGATCTTCGGCTTCGTCGCCGACGGGGAGGTCGATATCGGCCTGACCTTCGACCTGGCTCGTCCGGAGGATATCCGCCGTATTGCCGGTGTACGCATGCCGCTGATGGCCATGGTCGGCAAGAGCCATCCGCTGGCCCGCATGAAGGCCGTCACCCTTCAGGAATGCGCCCAGTTCAACCTGCTTTTGCAGCTCGACAACGAGGTGATGAGTTCGATGATCGCCATCGAACTGTCCGCACTTGACCGGGCGGGGCGAACGCTGGTTGCGACCAACAACCAGATGATGCTGAAGCCGCTGATCCTGAACGGGACCGGTGTGGCGTTCTTCACCCCGTTCGGGCTCGTCGAGGAACTGAAATCCGGTGAGGTGGTGGCGATCCCGATCGCCGGCTCGCGGTTGCAGGACCTGGAGGTCGGGGTCGTGGTCGCCAAACGTCGGCCGATGACCGGGGCGACCCAGGCCGTGGCGGAATTCCTCGCCGAAGAGTTGAAGGCGTTCGCGGGAGAGATTCAAGAGGTTCTGGCGCGATGA
- a CDS encoding amidohydrolase family protein: MSVVLSTERYLAQPGVRPAERNVEIAAGEDGAVSVRPGQGRAGVLAMPAPVNAHDHGYGIRTLDFGLLDDALETWIPGLRVRPATDPYLEALVSFGRLLQAGCYATMHCHNSLNVDSLVEEAGAVARAARDSGIRLGLSCPLLDASPWIYGDVEALRGLAGEEQWAHLSGMLPSYAPVSVQIEAVEQVAKEHAGHGVDVQYGPIGPQWASDALLEAVAEASHASGRRIHMHLLESPRQRQWLDQRFPGGIVRHLADIGFLSPRLAVAHGVQLRPDECELLAEYGVTVVTNPSANLRLRSGVAPLETLKKAGTKFAIGLDGTGFDDDQDIWRELRLAWLLHGGRTLEPALSEADLFEAVTARGAAVINQPTAGDIVTVDYGTLTRDALFDDLDEARVLLARMTAAHVIDLVVAGRHVVQDGVIRTFDFDTARSELAAQARTQLPRLETERGIARQLADLIRRYYRDWESQAAR; this comes from the coding sequence ATGAGCGTGGTGCTGTCCACAGAGCGTTACCTGGCACAGCCGGGCGTCCGTCCCGCCGAGCGGAACGTGGAGATTGCAGCGGGTGAAGACGGGGCTGTCTCCGTTCGTCCCGGCCAAGGTCGCGCGGGCGTCCTTGCCATGCCCGCGCCCGTCAATGCGCATGACCACGGCTACGGCATTCGCACGCTGGATTTCGGGCTGCTCGACGATGCGCTCGAAACCTGGATCCCCGGCTTGCGGGTCCGGCCGGCGACCGATCCTTACCTGGAAGCGCTGGTCTCCTTCGGGCGCCTGCTGCAAGCGGGCTGCTACGCGACCATGCACTGCCACAATTCCCTGAACGTCGACAGCCTTGTCGAGGAAGCCGGGGCCGTTGCCCGCGCCGCCCGCGACAGCGGCATCCGGCTGGGCCTGTCCTGTCCGCTACTCGACGCCTCGCCCTGGATCTACGGCGATGTGGAAGCTTTGCGGGGACTGGCCGGCGAAGAACAATGGGCGCATCTTTCCGGGATGCTGCCCAGCTATGCGCCGGTCTCCGTCCAGATCGAGGCGGTGGAGCAGGTCGCGAAAGAACATGCCGGTCACGGCGTCGACGTCCAGTACGGACCGATCGGGCCGCAATGGGCGAGCGATGCCCTGCTGGAGGCGGTCGCCGAAGCGTCTCACGCGTCTGGGCGGCGCATTCACATGCATCTCCTGGAAAGCCCGCGCCAGCGCCAATGGCTCGATCAAAGATTTCCTGGTGGTATCGTTCGCCATCTGGCCGACATCGGCTTTCTGTCTCCGCGTCTTGCGGTTGCGCACGGCGTCCAGTTGCGGCCCGACGAATGCGAGCTGCTGGCTGAATACGGGGTGACGGTGGTGACGAACCCGTCCGCCAATCTCCGGCTCCGCTCCGGTGTCGCACCGCTGGAAACGCTGAAGAAAGCTGGCACGAAATTCGCCATCGGGCTCGACGGAACCGGTTTCGACGACGATCAGGACATCTGGCGCGAGCTGCGCCTTGCCTGGCTGCTGCATGGCGGCCGGACGCTGGAGCCGGCGCTGAGCGAAGCCGACCTGTTCGAGGCGGTGACGGCAAGAGGGGCGGCTGTGATCAACCAGCCGACAGCAGGCGACATCGTCACGGTCGACTATGGCACCCTGACGCGGGATGCGCTGTTTGACGATCTCGATGAAGCGCGGGTGCTGCTCGCCCGAATGACCGCCGCCCATGTCATCGACCTCGTCGTTGCCGGCCGGCATGTGGTTCAGGACGGTGTCATCCGGACCTTCGATTTCGATACGGCACGGAGCGAGCTTGCCGCACAGGCGCGGACGCAATTGCCCCGGCTCGAAACCGAGCGGGGCATTGCCCGCCAACTGGCGGATCTGATCCGCCGCTATTACCGGGACTGGGAGTCTCAGGCCGCGAGATAG
- a CDS encoding dihydrodipicolinate synthase family protein has translation MMHDHGPGGVIAAIVTPVTADGTPDAARFLRHARWLLANGADGLNVLGTTGEATSFSAAQRRTLMTEIAKELDPSRLMVGTGCPDLATTTELTRHAHDLGFGAALVLPPYYYKGVTDDGLYAYFASLVEATADRPIPILLYNFPQMTGIRFSPSLAARLSSDFPGRIVGAKDSSGDLDYAAELAKIDGFAVYPSDETALALASEKGFAGCISATVNLSAPLAARLWRDPSDTALRETVRSSRAAISAAPLIPAVKQLVAKLHGDTAFARVLPPLAPLSQADIDQLTALPEAS, from the coding sequence ATGATGCACGACCATGGACCGGGCGGCGTCATCGCCGCCATCGTGACGCCGGTGACGGCGGACGGCACACCGGATGCGGCACGGTTCCTGCGCCATGCCCGCTGGCTGCTCGCCAACGGCGCCGACGGGCTGAACGTGCTCGGCACCACCGGAGAAGCCACGTCCTTTTCCGCCGCTCAGCGCCGCACCTTGATGACGGAGATCGCAAAAGAGCTCGACCCCTCCCGGCTGATGGTCGGCACCGGCTGCCCGGATCTGGCCACCACCACGGAACTGACCCGCCACGCCCATGACCTGGGCTTCGGCGCGGCTCTCGTGCTGCCGCCCTATTACTACAAGGGCGTCACTGATGACGGGCTATATGCCTATTTTGCAAGCCTGGTCGAGGCGACGGCGGACCGGCCGATCCCGATCCTGCTCTACAATTTCCCCCAGATGACCGGCATCCGCTTTTCGCCCTCCCTGGCGGCACGCCTGTCGTCCGACTTCCCCGGACGGATCGTCGGCGCCAAGGACAGTTCCGGCGATCTCGACTACGCCGCGGAACTCGCGAAGATCGACGGCTTTGCTGTCTACCCCAGCGACGAAACCGCCCTCGCACTGGCATCGGAAAAGGGCTTTGCCGGCTGCATTTCCGCGACCGTCAACCTTTCGGCGCCGCTTGCCGCCAGGCTCTGGCGCGATCCCTCGGACACCGCCTTGCGCGAAACCGTCAGGTCAAGCCGCGCGGCGATTTCCGCAGCGCCGCTGATCCCGGCGGTCAAGCAGCTCGTTGCCAAGCTCCACGGCGACACTGCCTTCGCCCGCGTGTTGCCGCCGCTGGCACCATTGTCGCAAGCGGATATCGATCAGCTGACCGCCCTTCCCGAAGCTTCATGA
- the fdxA gene encoding ferredoxin, producing the protein MAYIISEPCIDVKDGACTLACPADCIYEGGRMFYIHPDECINCGLCLSICPVDAILYDEEMPASMKPFEAANREFFGPDVTGWGDPGGWDEAHTTQMDHPLVAAYPLREKQQA; encoded by the coding sequence ATGGCCTATATCATTTCCGAACCCTGCATCGATGTGAAAGACGGCGCCTGCACCCTCGCCTGCCCGGCCGACTGCATCTATGAGGGCGGCCGGATGTTCTACATCCACCCGGACGAGTGCATCAATTGCGGCCTGTGCCTGTCGATCTGTCCGGTGGACGCCATCCTTTACGACGAAGAGATGCCGGCCTCGATGAAACCTTTCGAGGCGGCGAACCGCGAGTTCTTCGGCCCCGACGTGACCGGCTGGGGAGACCCCGGCGGCTGGGACGAGGCCCACACCACGCAGATGGACCACCCGCTGGTCGCGGCCTATCCGCTGCGCGAGAAACAACAGGCATAA
- a CDS encoding LysR family transcriptional regulator: MQFSGSDLRLLKVFEAVARHGAFSAAEAELNISASTISNHMTALEERLGVKLCQRGRTGFRLTEKGQIVLDSARRLFKAIGDFDAEIGALRGTLTGELRIGLVDSMVTDPSSRISQAITAFGKREGSVSLTLMQDRPQELQQKVYDGVYHCGIGSFPHLISGLEAIPLYDEKHYLYAASSHPLFESSLPITTEQLRRHRFIRRGYWRAADEKRLLLGPVEATVHQIEPQLMLVLSGQYLGFLPEHLAQRWVEAGDLVAILPEDISYTCTFSLILRRGYRRTETLRTFIRDFTDAHNLAA, from the coding sequence ATGCAGTTTTCCGGCAGCGACCTGCGTCTTCTCAAGGTCTTCGAAGCGGTCGCCCGTCACGGGGCCTTTTCGGCCGCCGAAGCCGAACTGAATATCAGCGCCTCGACCATCTCCAATCACATGACCGCCCTGGAGGAACGGCTCGGCGTCAAGCTGTGCCAGCGCGGCCGTACCGGCTTCCGCCTGACGGAGAAGGGGCAGATCGTGCTGGATTCCGCCCGGCGCCTGTTCAAGGCGATCGGCGACTTCGACGCGGAAATCGGCGCCCTGCGTGGCACCCTGACCGGCGAGCTGCGCATCGGCCTTGTCGACAGCATGGTCACCGACCCCAGCTCAAGGATCTCCCAGGCGATCACCGCTTTCGGCAAGCGGGAAGGGTCGGTCTCCCTGACCCTGATGCAGGATCGGCCGCAGGAGTTGCAGCAGAAGGTCTATGACGGCGTCTACCATTGCGGCATCGGCAGCTTCCCGCACCTGATCTCCGGCCTGGAAGCGATCCCGCTTTATGACGAAAAGCATTATCTTTACGCCGCGAGCAGCCATCCGCTGTTCGAAAGCAGTCTTCCGATCACGACCGAGCAACTGCGCCGGCACCGCTTCATCCGCCGGGGCTACTGGCGCGCCGCCGATGAAAAGCGGCTGTTGCTGGGTCCGGTCGAGGCGACGGTCCACCAGATCGAACCCCAGCTCATGCTGGTCCTCTCCGGGCAATATCTCGGCTTCCTGCCGGAACACCTTGCACAGCGGTGGGTCGAGGCGGGAGACCTCGTCGCCATCCTGCCGGAGGACATCAGCTACACCTGCACCTTCAGCCTGATCCTGCGCAGGGGCTACCGGCGGACGGAAACCCTGCGCACCTTCATCCGGGATTTCACCGACGCGCACAATCTGGCGGCATAG
- the speB gene encoding agmatinase — MTFNQPLGGNDMPRFAGPSTMMRLPAQDTAEGLDACFIGVPLDIGTSNRSGTRQGPRHIRMESCMLRPYNMGTGAAPFDSLQVADVGDVALNTFDLKKSVEIIEQAFDDILVHGCKPLALGGDHTMTYPILRAMAKKHGPVALIHVDAHADINDDMFGEKIAHGTPFRRALEDGCLQADKVFQIGLRGTGYSPEDFNWSRKQGFTVVPAEDCWYKSLVPLMTEIREKIGDHPVYLSYDIDSLDPAFAPGTGTVEIGGLTIWQALEIIRGCQGLNVVGGDLVEVSPPYDPSGNTALVGANLLYEMLCILPGVRYSADD; from the coding sequence ATGACATTCAACCAGCCGCTTGGCGGCAACGACATGCCGCGGTTTGCGGGCCCGTCTACGATGATGCGGCTGCCGGCCCAGGACACGGCGGAAGGCCTGGATGCCTGTTTCATCGGGGTGCCGCTGGATATCGGGACTTCCAACCGGTCGGGAACCCGGCAGGGGCCGCGTCATATCCGCATGGAGTCGTGTATGCTGCGGCCCTACAACATGGGCACCGGGGCCGCCCCCTTCGACAGCCTGCAGGTTGCCGACGTCGGCGATGTGGCGCTGAACACCTTCGACCTGAAGAAGTCTGTCGAGATCATCGAGCAGGCCTTCGACGATATCCTTGTTCACGGCTGCAAGCCGCTGGCGCTCGGCGGCGATCACACCATGACCTATCCGATCCTGCGCGCCATGGCGAAGAAGCATGGGCCGGTGGCGCTCATTCACGTCGATGCCCACGCGGACATCAACGACGACATGTTCGGCGAGAAGATTGCTCACGGCACGCCGTTCCGGCGCGCGCTTGAGGACGGCTGTCTTCAGGCCGACAAGGTGTTCCAGATCGGCCTGCGCGGCACCGGCTATTCACCGGAGGATTTCAACTGGTCGCGCAAGCAGGGCTTTACCGTCGTTCCGGCGGAAGATTGCTGGTACAAGTCGCTGGTGCCGCTGATGACGGAGATCCGGGAGAAGATCGGTGATCACCCGGTCTACCTTTCCTACGATATCGACAGTCTGGACCCGGCGTTTGCGCCGGGGACGGGAACGGTGGAGATCGGCGGCCTGACCATCTGGCAGGCGCTGGAAATCATTCGCGGCTGCCAGGGGCTCAACGTGGTTGGCGGGGACCTGGTGGAAGTGTCGCCGCCCTATGATCCGTCCGGCAACACCGCCCTGGTCGGCGCCAACCTTCTCTACGAAATGCTCTGCATTCTGCCCGGTGTCCGCTACTCCGCGGACGACTAG
- a CDS encoding spermidine/putrescine ABC transporter substrate-binding protein: MTKQVKTKKLKNAVLGVLLSSVVLAPLSAQATEELNALVWCDHTDPALIEPFEKKFDVKVNLKEYEGTGAALAIVEQSQPGDWDVFVIDGVDVPRAIDADLLAPLPADALPMDDIFPALRMEANHMRDGKIYAVSEKFGYNTISFNKAKVDPADMEDMTALWSSDKYKGKIAVYDYYLPVMGLVAVGLGKKTSDLSDADLPEIKDTLFKIKDNAKLVGEVVASQTALATGEVDILVGGGEWVTAGLSADNPDLDWILPKQGGMRWSQSIGVFKDSKRKELATEFVKYILSPEGQAKLATSSCYWAMPANSKAEAELTDQQKAALRWSDQESYIANSQLYPAPDAKLDAEMQDVWTEFLQH; this comes from the coding sequence ATGACAAAACAGGTCAAAACCAAGAAACTGAAGAACGCCGTCCTCGGCGTGCTTCTGTCCTCCGTGGTGCTGGCGCCGTTGTCGGCGCAGGCGACGGAAGAACTCAACGCGCTGGTGTGGTGCGATCACACCGACCCGGCGCTGATCGAGCCGTTCGAGAAAAAATTCGACGTCAAGGTCAACCTGAAGGAATACGAAGGCACCGGTGCGGCGCTTGCCATCGTCGAACAATCACAGCCGGGCGACTGGGACGTGTTCGTGATCGACGGGGTCGACGTGCCGCGCGCGATCGATGCCGATCTCCTGGCGCCATTGCCGGCGGATGCCCTGCCCATGGACGATATCTTCCCGGCTCTGCGCATGGAGGCAAACCACATGCGCGACGGCAAGATCTACGCCGTCTCGGAGAAGTTCGGCTACAACACGATCTCCTTCAACAAGGCCAAGGTCGATCCGGCCGACATGGAGGACATGACGGCGCTGTGGTCCTCCGACAAGTACAAGGGCAAGATCGCCGTCTATGACTATTACCTGCCGGTCATGGGCCTGGTGGCCGTTGGCCTCGGCAAGAAAACGTCGGACCTTTCCGATGCCGATCTTCCCGAGATCAAGGACACGCTGTTCAAGATCAAGGACAACGCCAAGCTCGTCGGCGAGGTGGTCGCCAGCCAGACCGCGCTTGCGACCGGCGAAGTCGATATTCTGGTTGGCGGCGGCGAGTGGGTGACCGCGGGCCTCAGCGCCGACAATCCGGATCTGGACTGGATCCTGCCGAAGCAGGGAGGCATGCGCTGGTCCCAGTCGATCGGCGTCTTCAAGGACAGCAAGCGCAAGGAACTGGCGACCGAGTTCGTCAAGTACATCCTGTCGCCGGAAGGCCAGGCGAAGCTGGCGACCTCGTCCTGCTATTGGGCGATGCCGGCCAACTCCAAGGCCGAAGCCGAGTTGACCGACCAGCAGAAGGCCGCTCTGCGCTGGTCCGATCAGGAAAGCTATATCGCCAACTCCCAGCTTTACCCTGCGCCTGACGCCAAGCTGGACGCGGAAATGCAGGACGTCTGGACGGAATTCCTGCAACACTGA
- a CDS encoding ABC transporter permease, with the protein MAAATKRKRIDLGAWAFVAPALLWTAAFFVAPFIVMAVVSLWERVGTDLVASWTFANYLKFFERGHFFQAMVNSLEVTAIVTVTSILLAYPFAWIIAEKVPARWQRLALVFAILPFWTSYVVRSYSWLLVLANNGIINQALLGIGVVDEPLDLANSRTATVIGFVHFFVMLLTLTIYANLVQLSPNYRKAAADLGAGPLRTFWHVVLPLTLPGIMVGAFLTFVLCIGDYITPQVLGGNNELLMPQVIMLQIGRRADFPTASALAILLMFVVTIAYLGFARWIRLERA; encoded by the coding sequence ATGGCGGCGGCAACGAAGCGCAAGCGGATCGACCTGGGGGCCTGGGCCTTCGTCGCTCCCGCTCTTCTGTGGACTGCCGCCTTCTTCGTGGCTCCGTTCATCGTCATGGCGGTGGTCAGCCTGTGGGAGCGGGTCGGAACCGATCTCGTTGCAAGCTGGACCTTCGCCAATTACCTGAAGTTCTTCGAGCGTGGGCACTTCTTCCAGGCGATGGTGAATTCGCTGGAGGTCACGGCCATCGTGACCGTGACCTCCATTTTGCTTGCCTATCCGTTTGCCTGGATCATCGCCGAAAAGGTGCCGGCCCGGTGGCAGCGGCTGGCGCTGGTGTTTGCCATCCTGCCGTTCTGGACGTCCTACGTGGTGCGCTCCTATTCCTGGCTTCTGGTGCTTGCCAACAACGGGATTATCAACCAGGCACTGCTCGGTATCGGAGTTGTCGACGAGCCACTCGATCTGGCCAACAGCCGTACGGCGACGGTGATCGGCTTTGTCCATTTTTTCGTTATGCTTCTGACGCTGACGATCTACGCCAACCTGGTGCAGCTTTCGCCGAATTACCGCAAGGCCGCTGCCGATCTCGGTGCCGGACCGCTCAGGACCTTCTGGCATGTGGTGTTACCGCTGACATTGCCGGGAATCATGGTCGGCGCATTCCTGACGTTCGTCCTGTGCATCGGCGACTACATCACGCCCCAGGTGCTCGGCGGCAACAACGAGCTGCTGATGCCGCAGGTGATCATGCTGCAGATCGGCCGGCGGGCGGACTTCCCGACCGCCTCGGCGCTCGCGATCCTCCTGATGTTCGTTGTGACCATCGCCTATCTCGGCTTCGCCCGCTGGATCCGTCTGGAAAGGGCCTGA